The following coding sequences lie in one Heyndrickxia oleronia genomic window:
- a CDS encoding APC family permease, with product MYSSFKRLLIGRPLKTHELGEQKLTKLKALAILSSDALSSVAYGTEQILIVLATISTLAFWYTIPIAIGVLFLLAALTLSYRQIIFSYPQGGGAYIVSKENLGINPGLIAGGSLLVDYILTVAVSISAGTDAITSAFPILHEHNVFIAVMLVIFITILNLRGLTESAAVLAYPIYLFVFALVMLIFVGMFKIATGQVSPQLHTSIGTPVAGISLFLLLRAFSSGCSALTGVEAISNAVPNFKAPAAKNAAATLALMGFILAVLFSGITFLTYWFGIAPKGNETVISQIAAQTFGRNFLYFFVQGTTALILVLAANTGFSAFPMLAYSLSRDKYMPRMFSIRGDRLGYSNGIIFLSIASILLIIAFKGKTEHLIPLYAVGVFIPFTLSQTGMSMKWLREKPKGWIGKLAINLIGALISFLVLAILFVTKFHQVWFVIIFLPIVVYTFYQIKKHYSAVGEQLRLSKHIEEEIKGNIFIVPVAGITTVVDRSINYAKSLSDQVIAVYVAFDKEDEKKMELQWAELNNGVRLVTLYSSYRSILHPLCKFLETIQAKATEKHYMVTVLVPQFIPKKRWHTILHNQSALLIRARLLWQKDIVVSTLPYKFKK from the coding sequence ATGTACAGTTCATTTAAACGCTTATTAATTGGAAGGCCATTAAAAACACATGAACTTGGTGAACAAAAGCTAACAAAACTTAAAGCATTAGCTATTCTTTCATCTGATGCCTTATCTTCTGTTGCCTATGGTACAGAACAAATTTTAATCGTTTTAGCGACGATTAGTACATTAGCCTTCTGGTATACGATCCCGATAGCGATCGGCGTTTTATTTCTTTTAGCAGCACTTACCTTATCTTATCGTCAAATTATTTTCTCTTACCCTCAGGGTGGAGGTGCTTATATTGTCTCTAAGGAAAATCTCGGTATCAATCCTGGTTTAATTGCGGGAGGTTCTTTATTAGTTGATTATATACTAACCGTGGCTGTTAGTATTTCTGCGGGTACCGATGCCATCACATCAGCGTTTCCTATCTTGCACGAGCATAATGTGTTTATTGCCGTCATGCTTGTCATTTTTATTACAATATTAAATTTACGTGGTTTAACTGAATCTGCAGCAGTTTTAGCCTATCCTATCTATTTATTTGTTTTTGCTTTAGTGATGCTGATTTTTGTAGGGATGTTTAAAATTGCAACAGGGCAAGTGTCACCACAATTGCATACATCCATTGGGACACCGGTAGCAGGAATTTCTTTATTCCTATTACTACGCGCCTTTTCATCAGGCTGCTCAGCTTTGACTGGTGTAGAAGCGATTTCGAATGCTGTCCCAAATTTTAAAGCACCGGCTGCAAAAAATGCTGCTGCAACATTAGCCTTAATGGGATTTATTCTTGCTGTTCTATTCTCGGGAATTACTTTTTTAACCTATTGGTTTGGAATTGCTCCTAAAGGAAATGAAACAGTGATTTCTCAAATTGCAGCACAAACATTCGGACGAAATTTCCTTTATTTCTTTGTACAAGGAACTACTGCTTTAATATTAGTACTTGCTGCTAATACAGGTTTCTCGGCATTTCCTATGTTAGCTTACAGTTTATCCAGGGATAAGTATATGCCAAGAATGTTCTCGATTAGAGGGGATCGTTTGGGATACTCAAATGGAATCATTTTTTTAAGCATTGCTTCTATTTTGCTCATCATAGCATTTAAAGGAAAAACAGAGCATTTAATTCCCTTATATGCAGTAGGCGTTTTTATTCCATTTACCCTTTCTCAAACAGGTATGAGTATGAAATGGTTAAGAGAAAAACCGAAAGGATGGATTGGTAAACTAGCTATTAATTTAATAGGTGCACTGATTTCGTTTCTTGTACTAGCGATTCTTTTTGTAACTAAATTCCATCAGGTTTGGTTTGTCATTATCTTCCTACCTATTGTTGTATATACGTTTTATCAGATAAAAAAACATTACTCAGCGGTTGGAGAACAGCTACGTTTATCAAAGCATATAGAGGAAGAAATTAAGGGAAACATTTTTATAGTGCCTGTTGCGGGAATAACAACGGTTGTGGATCGCTCGATTAATTATGCAAAATCTTTATCTGATCAAGTAATTGCTGTATATGTTGCCTTCGATAAGGAAGATGAAAAAAAGATGGAGCTACAATGGGCTGAATTAAATAATGGGGTTCGCCTTGTGACACTTTATTCATCCTATCGGAGTATACTTCATCCTTTGTGTAAATTTTTAGAAACGATACAAGCCAAAGCAACAGAAAAGCATTATATGGTGACTGTATTAGTCCCACAATTCATCCCTAAAAAAAGATGGCACACTATTTTACACAATCAATCAGCTCTATTGATAAGAGCCAGATTGCTGTGGCAAAAGGACATTGTTGTTTCAACATTGCCGTATAAATTTAAAAAATAG
- the tatA gene encoding twin-arginine translocase TatA/TatE family subunit, with protein sequence MGNLGFGEILIIIVIALLIFGPSKLPQLGKAAGQTLREFKKGMSGIMDDDSNEKK encoded by the coding sequence ATGGGTAACTTAGGATTCGGAGAAATTCTTATTATTATTGTCATTGCCCTATTGATTTTTGGTCCGTCAAAACTTCCTCAGTTAGGTAAAGCTGCAGGTCAAACATTAAGAGAATTTAAAAAAGGTATGAGCGGAATCATGGATGACGACTCAAATGAAAAAAAATAA
- a CDS encoding AI-2E family transporter, producing MFKIKKKFFNLGIGIIIVLIIIWLLNQVSFVFTPLVIFIQTLFIPFLISGILYYLARPVVRLLEGWKIPRKLAIMLIFVILIGIVIAVIELIGPLLQDQFKRLIENVPDMVKAAQDAFTYWQKNQEYIPQFAKDIIANLTTKLQTNALATGGAVAKVLGNVFGFIFSLVIVPFILFYMLNDRDRFVPNVTRFFPKSKEKEIRSVLHDMDKALGGYIQGQLIVSSVVGILLLIGYLIIGLDYALILALFGMATNVIPFLGPFIAATPAIIVAFFQNPIMALYVVIIMFVAQQIESNLVSPQVMGKTLNVHPLTIILLILVGGNLAGVLGMILIIPTYAVLKVVVLHIYQLFRIRKVE from the coding sequence GTGTTTAAAATAAAAAAGAAATTTTTTAACTTAGGGATAGGGATAATTATAGTTTTAATTATCATTTGGCTATTAAATCAAGTGAGCTTTGTTTTCACTCCATTAGTTATCTTTATTCAAACCCTGTTTATTCCGTTTTTAATTTCGGGAATTTTATACTATTTGGCGAGACCTGTTGTTAGGCTGCTAGAAGGATGGAAGATTCCAAGAAAACTAGCTATTATGCTGATATTTGTGATTTTGATTGGAATCGTCATTGCAGTGATTGAATTAATTGGTCCGTTATTACAAGATCAGTTTAAGCGGTTAATAGAAAATGTACCAGATATGGTGAAAGCCGCACAGGATGCTTTTACTTATTGGCAAAAAAATCAAGAATATATCCCTCAATTTGCAAAGGATATCATTGCAAATTTAACAACTAAATTGCAAACAAATGCATTGGCAACAGGGGGAGCGGTTGCCAAAGTTTTAGGAAATGTCTTTGGATTTATTTTCTCGCTAGTCATTGTTCCATTTATCCTGTTCTATATGTTAAATGATCGGGATCGGTTTGTACCAAATGTGACACGCTTTTTCCCTAAATCAAAGGAAAAAGAAATTCGTTCCGTTCTACATGATATGGACAAAGCACTTGGAGGCTATATCCAAGGTCAATTAATTGTTAGCTCTGTTGTTGGGATTCTTTTATTAATTGGTTATTTAATTATTGGTTTGGATTATGCGCTGATTCTAGCACTCTTTGGAATGGCAACCAATGTCATCCCATTCCTTGGACCATTTATCGCCGCGACGCCCGCTATTATCGTCGCTTTTTTCCAAAATCCGATTATGGCACTTTATGTCGTTATTATCATGTTTGTCGCTCAACAAATTGAAAGTAATTTGGTATCGCCACAGGTCATGGGAAAAACATTAAATGTTCATCCATTAACCATTATTCTACTCATCCTTGTCGGGGGGAATCTTGCAGGTGTGCTAGGGATGATTTTAATTATTCCGACCTATGCAGTATTGAAGGTTGTTGTTTTACACATCTATCAATTATTTAGGATTAGAAAAGTCGAATAA
- a CDS encoding amino acid ABC transporter ATP-binding protein, with protein MITFRNVNKHYGDFHVLKDINLEINQGEVVVVIGPSGSGKSTMLRCINCLETISDGELVVGGTKVNNKHTNINDFRRDIGMVFQHFNLYPHKTVLQNITLAPIKVLGEDKAKAEETAMYYLEKVGIPDKANSYPSQLSGGQQQRVAIARGLAMKPKVMLFDEPTSALDPEMIGEVLEVMKSLAKEGMTMVVVTHEMGFAKEVANRVVFMDEGRIVEEGKPIEFFENPHEERAKVFLKRVLNH; from the coding sequence ATGATCACATTTCGAAATGTCAATAAGCATTATGGAGATTTTCATGTTTTAAAAGATATTAATCTAGAAATTAATCAAGGAGAGGTTGTCGTTGTTATTGGTCCATCGGGATCGGGGAAAAGTACAATGCTTCGATGTATCAATTGTTTGGAGACAATCTCAGATGGCGAACTAGTTGTCGGCGGAACTAAAGTAAATAACAAACATACGAATATCAATGATTTTCGACGAGATATAGGTATGGTGTTTCAACATTTTAATCTATATCCGCATAAAACGGTATTACAAAATATTACTTTAGCTCCTATTAAAGTGCTTGGTGAAGATAAGGCCAAAGCAGAGGAGACAGCCATGTATTATTTGGAGAAGGTTGGAATCCCTGATAAAGCAAATTCTTATCCATCTCAGCTATCAGGGGGACAGCAACAACGGGTCGCTATCGCCAGAGGACTTGCAATGAAACCAAAGGTAATGCTTTTTGATGAACCTACTTCTGCACTAGATCCCGAAATGATTGGGGAAGTCCTAGAAGTAATGAAATCATTAGCTAAAGAAGGGATGACGATGGTAGTAGTTACTCATGAGATGGGTTTTGCGAAAGAAGTAGCTAACCGTGTTGTATTTATGGATGAAGGGAGGATTGTCGAGGAAGGAAAGCCTATCGAATTCTTTGAGAATCCTCATGAAGAAAGAGCAAAGGTCTTTTTAAAGCGTGTGTTAAATCATTAA
- a CDS encoding transporter substrate-binding domain-containing protein encodes MKKMKKWLFVGVIFTLIAALLAGCGKSSSGEESKSTLDKIKDRGKFVVGVKYDTYLFGYKDPSSGEVTGFDVDIAKALAKEILGDENKVELVEITSKTRIPKLKNGDIDAIIATMTITDERKKEVNFSDVYFDAGQSLLVKKGSKIQSVKDLGKGTKVLAVKGATSGENVKEAAPDTELLEFENYAEAFTALKSGKGDALTTDNSILYGMAAQDDNYEVVGGTFTEEPYGIAIKKDDKKFTDYVNKFLKELKDSGEYDKIKDKWIKE; translated from the coding sequence ATGAAGAAAATGAAAAAGTGGTTGTTTGTAGGGGTCATTTTTACATTAATCGCTGCCTTATTGGCAGGATGTGGAAAATCATCTTCTGGGGAGGAGAGCAAGAGCACCTTGGATAAAATCAAGGATCGCGGAAAATTTGTTGTAGGTGTTAAGTATGATACGTATTTATTTGGATATAAGGATCCTTCAAGTGGTGAAGTTACTGGATTTGATGTGGATATAGCCAAAGCGCTTGCAAAGGAAATTTTAGGTGATGAGAATAAGGTTGAGTTAGTAGAGATTACTTCTAAGACACGTATTCCGAAGTTGAAAAATGGGGATATTGATGCCATTATTGCGACTATGACAATTACGGATGAACGTAAAAAGGAAGTTAATTTCTCAGATGTATATTTTGATGCGGGTCAATCATTGTTAGTGAAAAAAGGAAGTAAAATTCAAAGTGTAAAAGATTTAGGAAAAGGTACGAAGGTATTAGCTGTGAAAGGAGCAACATCTGGAGAAAACGTAAAGGAAGCTGCTCCTGATACAGAATTACTGGAATTTGAAAACTATGCTGAAGCATTTACTGCTTTAAAATCCGGTAAAGGTGATGCACTTACAACGGATAACTCTATTCTTTATGGGATGGCGGCTCAAGATGATAACTATGAAGTAGTTGGGGGAACATTTACGGAAGAACCATATGGAATAGCGATTAAAAAAGATGATAAAAAATTTACAGACTATGTGAATAAATTCTTAAAGGAACTCAAAGATAGTGGAGAATATGACAAAATAAAAGATAAATGGATTAAGGAATAA
- a CDS encoding amino acid ABC transporter permease yields the protein MLDFSVLTNYFDLYLEGFLNTIKVSLIGLIGSFILGVIVAVMRIAPMKILNFIGACFVEFIRNIPLIIIVFFFYHGLATFKINLSGFVAGTIGLSIYTASFIAEAVRAGIQSVDKGQMEAGRSSGLTYIQTMRYIILPQAVKIVIPPIGNQFINLVKNSSILGVVAGLELMYFGDYIAQRNYVIFDTYIFVGVFYLILTVPLSLFVNHLEKRLARSY from the coding sequence ATGCTTGATTTCTCCGTTTTAACTAATTATTTTGATCTCTATCTTGAAGGATTCCTTAATACTATAAAAGTTAGTTTAATTGGCCTTATTGGTAGCTTTATATTAGGGGTTATCGTAGCAGTAATGAGAATTGCCCCAATGAAAATTTTAAATTTTATTGGAGCATGTTTTGTTGAATTTATTAGAAATATTCCTCTCATTATCATTGTGTTTTTCTTTTATCATGGCTTAGCTACCTTTAAAATCAATTTAAGTGGTTTTGTTGCGGGAACCATTGGTCTTTCTATTTACACTGCTTCTTTTATTGCGGAAGCCGTACGTGCAGGAATTCAATCGGTTGATAAAGGACAAATGGAAGCGGGCCGTTCATCTGGACTGACTTATATCCAAACGATGAGGTACATAATTTTACCGCAAGCAGTTAAGATCGTTATCCCTCCAATTGGGAATCAATTTATTAATTTAGTTAAAAATTCATCCATATTAGGAGTAGTGGCTGGATTAGAATTAATGTATTTTGGAGATTACATTGCACAAAGAAATTATGTTATTTTTGATACGTATATATTTGTAGGTGTGTTTTATTTAATATTAACCGTCCCATTAAGCTTATTTGTTAATCATTTAGAAAAAAGATTAGCAAGAAGCTATTAA
- a CDS encoding amino acid ABC transporter permease: MDFLGAYSAGNLTYLLKGFLVTLEVAFISIILSFVIGSILGILRYAKIPVLSKIVAVVVEALRNLPLILIIFFTYFGLREVGIKMEIITAAITALTIFESAMISEIVRSGLNSIEKGQIEAARSSGLSYIQTMWNIILPQALKRMIPPLVSQFISLLKDTSLAIIIALPDLLHNAQGIYSGPKGGNYVIPIIILVAIMYFVVNYALSLLSRALEKRLDTNNKGGRHKNRFQKNNQQTLPSNL; encoded by the coding sequence ATGGATTTTTTAGGAGCTTATTCTGCAGGGAATCTTACCTATTTGTTAAAAGGTTTCTTAGTTACATTAGAAGTTGCTTTCATTTCGATAATATTAAGCTTTGTAATTGGTAGCATACTGGGGATATTAAGATATGCAAAGATCCCTGTTCTTTCTAAAATAGTGGCTGTCGTTGTAGAAGCATTACGTAATCTCCCTTTAATATTAATTATTTTCTTTACTTATTTTGGCTTACGTGAAGTAGGAATAAAAATGGAGATTATTACCGCAGCCATAACAGCGTTAACGATTTTCGAATCTGCCATGATTTCAGAGATTGTAAGAAGCGGCTTAAATTCTATTGAAAAAGGTCAAATAGAAGCTGCTCGGTCTTCGGGATTATCCTATATTCAAACAATGTGGAATATTATCCTACCACAAGCTTTGAAACGAATGATTCCTCCATTGGTTAGTCAGTTTATATCACTATTGAAAGATACTTCTTTAGCTATAATCATTGCGTTACCAGATCTGCTCCATAATGCACAGGGGATTTATAGTGGTCCAAAAGGTGGAAACTACGTTATACCAATTATTATACTAGTAGCAATCATGTATTTTGTAGTAAATTATGCCCTATCACTTCTATCAAGAGCGTTAGAGAAGCGTTTAGATACGAATAATAAAGGTGGAAGGCATAAGAATAGATTTCAAAAGAACAATCAACAAACTTTACCAAGTAATCTGTAA
- a CDS encoding sensor histidine kinase, producing the protein MKTNLLHLLYFSMNSILVALLFIIKSHNLAIISIIFLLVSVFIFGYFKRKMAINNNLSLLILCCFILFQGLMIASILATKQITSVIFLLAGINLMYFLINYLSLNSYLYQKRIDAIQEEIKHFNQSVQHLRIQRHDFLKHVNALDYMFESKEYDQAHQYMKSLVQDYQTVNGTIQGESSHMTAVLLKAVARSHYDKIKLNLHSNQPISHIPLPPVDQVNLISNLLDNALDAAAISKEKKIICSTRKQKGFFIFEIKNSTTELPNEIADHLFQRFNQTTKAGNHEGLGTFIISDIIKRYNGNISYSYNGNEMAIKVKFPIVEEYMHVL; encoded by the coding sequence TTGAAAACCAACCTGCTTCATTTATTATATTTTAGTATGAATAGTATTCTAGTAGCCTTATTGTTTATTATAAAATCCCATAACTTAGCTATTATATCTATAATATTTTTACTAGTATCTGTTTTCATCTTCGGCTATTTTAAAAGAAAAATGGCAATTAATAATAATCTATCCCTTCTTATTCTTTGCTGCTTCATCCTTTTCCAAGGACTTATGATCGCAAGTATCCTTGCAACGAAACAGATTACTAGCGTGATCTTCCTACTAGCAGGAATTAATCTTATGTATTTTCTAATCAATTACCTTAGCTTAAACAGTTATCTATATCAAAAGAGAATTGATGCGATTCAAGAGGAAATAAAACATTTCAATCAATCGGTGCAGCACTTACGTATACAGCGTCATGATTTTTTAAAGCATGTCAATGCCTTGGATTATATGTTTGAAAGTAAAGAATATGATCAAGCACATCAATATATGAAATCCTTGGTACAGGATTATCAAACAGTCAATGGCACAATACAAGGGGAATCAAGCCACATGACTGCTGTTCTTTTAAAAGCAGTCGCACGGTCTCATTACGATAAAATTAAGTTGAATTTACACTCGAATCAACCAATATCCCATATCCCGTTACCACCAGTCGACCAAGTTAATTTAATTTCTAATTTACTAGACAATGCACTAGATGCAGCTGCAATTAGTAAGGAAAAAAAGATTATTTGCTCAACCAGAAAACAAAAAGGGTTCTTTATTTTCGAAATCAAGAATTCAACGACAGAATTGCCAAACGAAATTGCCGATCATTTATTTCAACGATTCAATCAAACGACTAAAGCTGGGAATCATGAGGGACTGGGGACATTCATTATTTCTGACATTATTAAGCGTTATAATGGAAATATCAGTTATTCCTATAATGGCAATGAAATGGCTATTAAAGTTAAGTTTCCAATTGTTGAGGAGTATATGCATGTCCTATAA
- a CDS encoding LytR/AlgR family response regulator transcription factor, whose amino-acid sequence MIKIGLVDDQAYDLEKLQTILEKEEEIEIVFATNNSEHAYSLLKTTEIDLLITDIEMPNLSGYELADFVHTNALNIRIIFVTGYSAYAVHAFELNVLDYILKPYSKERLLKGIHRFNHINIEKLETDKMMLKYKSDIHMIEKQEIIFIERTGRSTTIVTKTGEFQTYQTLGELESKLTNKSFIRGHRGFIINIQYIKNFSLYTKQSYIVHFHHTEKTAMMTKVNVEQLQKNYY is encoded by the coding sequence ATGATAAAGATTGGCTTAGTGGATGATCAAGCATATGATTTAGAAAAACTACAAACGATTTTGGAAAAAGAAGAGGAGATTGAAATTGTCTTCGCAACGAATAATTCTGAACATGCCTACTCATTACTGAAAACAACAGAGATTGATCTTCTCATTACTGACATTGAAATGCCAAATTTGTCCGGTTATGAATTAGCAGACTTTGTACATACGAATGCTTTAAATATTCGTATTATCTTTGTAACAGGATATAGTGCATATGCCGTACATGCCTTCGAGTTGAATGTATTGGATTATATTTTAAAGCCCTACTCTAAAGAGCGTTTATTAAAAGGCATTCATCGATTCAATCATATCAATATAGAGAAGTTAGAAACAGATAAAATGATGTTAAAGTATAAATCTGATATACATATGATCGAAAAGCAGGAGATTATTTTTATTGAACGAACAGGTCGATCAACGACAATCGTCACAAAAACAGGAGAATTCCAAACCTATCAAACTTTAGGGGAGCTAGAATCAAAGTTAACAAATAAAAGCTTTATTCGAGGACACCGTGGTTTTATTATTAATATACAATATATCAAAAACTTCTCTCTTTACACGAAACAGTCTTATATTGTCCATTTCCATCACACTGAAAAAACAGCCATGATGACGAAAGTGAATGTAGAACAATTACAAAAAAATTATTACTAA
- a CDS encoding ATP-binding cassette domain-containing protein translates to MIEINNVSRTFKEKKQEIHAVQNVSFTIPTGEVVGLLGENGAGKTTLLRMIATILEPTKGEIIIDGKNTSQQTMEIKRKIGVLFGSETGLYDRLTAKENLQYFAKLYGLSKHESNVRIENLAKRFGMKEYLDRKVGGFSKGMRQKVAIARTLIHNPDVILLDEPTTGLDITSANMFRELIHHLRKEGKTIVFSSHIMEEVEQLCQTIVMIHKGNLIYHGSLQELYQQEETENLNYIFMSRIVRGETA, encoded by the coding sequence ATGATTGAAATAAATAATGTTTCCCGAACATTTAAGGAAAAAAAGCAGGAAATTCATGCTGTTCAAAATGTAAGCTTTACAATCCCAACGGGTGAAGTTGTTGGTTTGCTCGGTGAAAATGGTGCAGGAAAAACAACATTATTACGAATGATCGCGACTATTTTAGAACCTACAAAAGGAGAAATTATTATAGATGGAAAAAATACTAGTCAGCAAACGATGGAAATAAAAAGGAAAATCGGGGTTCTTTTCGGTAGTGAAACAGGATTGTATGACCGGTTAACAGCGAAGGAAAATCTCCAATATTTTGCCAAACTATATGGCTTAAGCAAACATGAATCAAATGTGCGAATCGAAAATCTTGCGAAACGGTTTGGAATGAAGGAATATCTTGACCGAAAAGTAGGGGGGTTTTCTAAAGGAATGCGTCAAAAGGTAGCGATTGCTCGGACACTGATTCATAATCCAGATGTGATTCTTTTAGATGAGCCGACTACAGGTTTAGATATCACTTCGGCAAATATGTTTCGAGAGCTTATTCATCACTTGCGTAAAGAGGGAAAGACCATCGTATTCTCTAGTCATATTATGGAAGAGGTTGAACAGCTATGTCAGACCATTGTTATGATTCATAAGGGAAATTTGATTTATCATGGTTCCCTTCAGGAGCTGTATCAACAAGAAGAAACCGAGAATTTAAATTATATCTTTATGTCACGTATAGTGAGAGGTGAAACGGCATGA